One segment of Sinorhizobium sp. BG8 DNA contains the following:
- a CDS encoding sugar phosphate isomerase/epimerase family protein — MHGFGVHTSMWTMNWDRAGAEKAVAAAVGYKMDFIEIALLDAPAVDAAHTRALLEKHNLPAVCSLGLPESAWASVRPEAAIEHLKVAIDKTADMGATALSGVIFGGIGERTGVPPTEKEYDNIAKALTVAAKHAKTRGIELGVEAVNRYENHLINTGKQAVEMIERVGADNMFVHLDTYHMNIEEKGAVNGILDARDHLKYIHLSESDRGTPGYGNCPWDAIYGALAAIGFKGGLAMESFINMPPQVAYGLAVWRPVAKDEAEVMGNGLPFLRNKARQYGLI, encoded by the coding sequence ATGCACGGATTTGGTGTTCATACCAGCATGTGGACCATGAACTGGGATCGCGCCGGGGCGGAAAAGGCAGTTGCCGCGGCCGTCGGCTACAAGATGGACTTCATCGAAATCGCTCTTCTGGATGCGCCTGCGGTGGATGCCGCCCATACGCGCGCCCTGCTCGAGAAGCACAACCTGCCTGCCGTCTGCTCGCTCGGCCTGCCGGAAAGCGCCTGGGCGTCGGTCCGGCCCGAGGCGGCGATCGAGCACCTGAAGGTTGCCATCGACAAGACCGCGGATATGGGGGCGACGGCGCTCTCGGGCGTCATCTTCGGCGGTATCGGTGAACGCACAGGCGTGCCGCCGACCGAGAAGGAATACGACAACATTGCCAAGGCTCTCACGGTTGCCGCAAAACATGCCAAGACGCGGGGCATCGAGCTCGGGGTCGAGGCCGTCAACCGCTACGAGAACCATCTCATCAACACCGGCAAGCAGGCCGTCGAGATGATCGAGCGGGTCGGTGCCGACAACATGTTCGTCCACCTCGACACCTATCACATGAACATCGAGGAGAAGGGCGCCGTAAACGGCATTCTCGATGCGCGCGACCACCTGAAATACATCCATCTTTCCGAAAGCGATCGCGGCACGCCGGGCTACGGCAACTGCCCGTGGGACGCGATCTACGGGGCGCTTGCGGCAATCGGCTTCAAGGGCGGGCTCGCCATGGAGAGCTTCATCAACATGCCGCCGCAGGTGGCCTACGGGCTCGCCGTCTGGCGTCCGGTCGCCAAGGACGAGGCCGAGGTTATGGGCAACGGCCTGCCATTCCTGCGCAACAAGGCAAGGCAGTACGGGCTTATCTGA
- a CDS encoding ABC transporter permease, protein MTTLVARSREMFGTEMAGPAFAFIAVMLVFGLASPHFLSSATFGSVAFQVPELGLLTLAMLLPILTGGLNLAITFTANIAGLTVAWVLQANGGADAGPAAFALGVALAVAAGAASGVVMGLVIAFTRAHPILVSLSMMIFLRGLGEFLTRGGDVSGFPSFVRPLGHGLILGIPVPLLIFILCVGLWHVLLSRTKLGFNTYMIGSNIEAARYSGVNTRKVIVLVYTLSGAMCAIAGIIMLARFNSVRVGHGESYLLITVLACFLGGVNPFGGFGRVIPVFVALIVLQLLSSGLNLLGANQHLATAVWGILLVTVMILRWFASRFKTLFVGKE, encoded by the coding sequence ATGACCACTCTTGTCGCGCGCAGCCGTGAAATGTTCGGTACCGAAATGGCCGGACCGGCATTCGCCTTCATCGCAGTGATGCTCGTCTTCGGTCTCGCATCGCCGCATTTCCTGTCGTCCGCCACCTTTGGCTCCGTGGCCTTCCAGGTTCCCGAGCTCGGGCTGCTGACACTTGCCATGCTGCTGCCGATCCTGACCGGCGGGCTTAATCTGGCGATCACCTTCACTGCGAACATAGCCGGGCTCACGGTCGCCTGGGTGTTGCAGGCGAATGGCGGCGCCGACGCCGGTCCTGCTGCCTTTGCGCTCGGCGTCGCGCTCGCCGTTGCCGCCGGGGCGGCAAGCGGTGTGGTCATGGGCCTCGTCATCGCATTCACGCGTGCCCACCCGATCCTCGTCTCGCTGTCGATGATGATCTTCCTGCGCGGCCTGGGCGAGTTCTTGACCCGCGGCGGAGACGTGTCCGGCTTTCCGTCCTTTGTCCGGCCGCTGGGGCATGGCCTTATCCTCGGCATTCCTGTGCCGCTTCTGATCTTCATCCTATGTGTCGGGCTATGGCATGTGCTGCTGTCGCGAACGAAACTTGGATTCAACACCTACATGATCGGCTCGAACATCGAGGCGGCGCGGTACTCGGGCGTGAACACGCGAAAGGTGATCGTGCTCGTCTACACCCTTTCCGGTGCGATGTGCGCGATCGCAGGCATCATCATGCTGGCGCGCTTCAATTCGGTTCGCGTCGGGCATGGCGAGTCCTACCTGCTGATCACCGTGCTCGCCTGCTTCCTGGGCGGCGTCAATCCGTTCGGCGGATTCGGACGCGTCATTCCGGTCTTCGTGGCGCTTATCGTTCTTCAGCTGCTCTCGTCCGGGCTCAACCTTCTCGGCGCAAACCAGCACCTTGCGACGGCCGTCTGGGGCATCCTGCTCGTGACGGTCATGATCCTGAGGTGGTTCGCCAGCCGCTTCAAAACCCTCTTTGTCGGAAAGGAATAG
- a CDS encoding ABC transporter permease translates to MRRLLHTQATEFALLAVMLVIGLFLTAVTDRFFTLGNALDLLNTSSVNIIFAVGLLVVLISGGIDISFAVAASVVQYVTALILGQIGGGGWVSGILIAGTLGVLLGAFNAFLIHKFKIISIVVTIATFNIYFGLLMFFTRGVSIYNLPDWWTSRIVLFEREMADGTWAEIRLPVLVMVLCVAATWFLIRHTTTGRQLYAFGDNPEGARRFGISIGAMQFIAFGWLGLMAGIAGIIQAHYAQEIVPNALYGRELDVLAAVVLGGARLGGGKGSVLGCVLGVLLISMTQNGLNLMGVSPFAFKMIIGAIILVAITLSNTSIEKLLPFLGNSGRKQG, encoded by the coding sequence ATGCGTAGGCTACTTCATACCCAGGCGACGGAATTCGCTCTGCTGGCGGTCATGCTGGTGATCGGACTGTTTCTGACGGCAGTGACGGACCGCTTCTTCACGCTGGGCAACGCCCTCGACCTTCTGAATACCAGCTCGGTCAACATCATCTTCGCCGTCGGGCTGCTCGTCGTCCTGATCTCCGGCGGCATCGACATCTCGTTCGCCGTGGCTGCCTCAGTGGTGCAATATGTGACCGCACTTATCCTCGGCCAGATTGGCGGAGGCGGCTGGGTAAGCGGCATTTTGATCGCCGGCACCCTCGGCGTGCTGCTCGGCGCCTTCAACGCCTTCCTCATCCACAAATTCAAGATCATTTCGATCGTCGTCACGATCGCGACCTTCAACATCTACTTCGGCCTGCTGATGTTCTTCACGCGGGGCGTCTCGATCTACAATCTGCCGGACTGGTGGACCAGCCGCATCGTGCTCTTCGAGCGCGAGATGGCTGACGGCACCTGGGCGGAGATCCGCCTGCCGGTTCTCGTCATGGTGCTCTGCGTCGCCGCCACCTGGTTTCTCATCCGTCACACGACGACAGGCCGGCAGCTCTATGCTTTCGGCGACAATCCGGAAGGTGCACGTCGCTTCGGCATCAGCATCGGCGCCATGCAGTTCATCGCCTTCGGATGGCTCGGGCTGATGGCGGGAATAGCCGGCATCATCCAGGCCCACTATGCCCAGGAAATCGTGCCCAACGCTCTCTACGGACGCGAACTCGATGTGCTTGCCGCGGTGGTCCTCGGCGGGGCCCGGCTCGGTGGAGGCAAGGGGTCAGTCCTCGGATGCGTGCTCGGCGTGCTCCTGATCTCCATGACGCAGAACGGGCTGAACCTGATGGGCGTCTCCCCCTTCGCCTTCAAGATGATCATCGGCGCGATCATCCTCGTCGCGATCACGCTCTCCAACACCAGCATCGAGAAGCTTCTGCCGTTCCTCGGCAACAGCGGGAGGAAGCAGGGATGA
- a CDS encoding sugar ABC transporter ATP-binding protein — translation MTHPADASGAERPLLSLKNINMTFGGVQALKDVSFEVRPGEVHCLAGENGSGKSTLIKVITGVYRPKQGAEIEYDGQTYSHMSPVTAQAAGIQVIWQDLALFPEMSVAENIAFHTVLGGWPRRADHSAMRRIAEQVLGRLGVSLDVDLPLREYAIAQRQIVAIARALVGEAKIVFMDEPTASLTQSETDHLLDIVRTLSASGVAVVFVSHRLAEVIEISNRITVLRDGRLVGVYPAEGMTQSRITELMTGKTFDHAVRARSHDGAPPVLEVRGLTRRGEFENISFTVRRGETVGITGLLGAGRTELALTLFGMRQPHAGSVSLEGKQVRFASNREAIRAGIAYLSEDRLSLGLIQPQSIADNLVIASMGKILVNGLISEGKKRDLVAGWIADLGVKIGLQEDAISTLSGGNQQRIAIAKWLATDPKVLILDAPTVGVDVGARAGIFDIVARLAEAGLAIVLISDEVPEVYFNADRVLHMVQGQIAGTYDPRDSSLSQVEAAVYA, via the coding sequence ATGACTCACCCTGCGGACGCTTCAGGCGCTGAACGACCTCTGCTGTCGTTGAAGAACATCAACATGACCTTCGGTGGGGTCCAGGCACTGAAGGATGTGTCCTTCGAGGTACGGCCCGGCGAGGTGCATTGTCTGGCCGGAGAGAACGGGTCGGGCAAGAGTACGCTCATCAAGGTCATCACCGGGGTCTATCGTCCGAAGCAGGGGGCCGAAATCGAGTATGACGGCCAGACCTACAGCCACATGTCGCCCGTGACCGCTCAGGCGGCCGGAATCCAGGTGATCTGGCAGGACCTCGCTCTCTTCCCGGAAATGTCAGTCGCAGAAAACATCGCCTTTCACACCGTGCTCGGCGGCTGGCCGCGGCGCGCCGACCATTCGGCCATGAGACGTATCGCGGAGCAGGTGCTTGGCCGTCTGGGCGTTTCGCTCGACGTCGATCTCCCATTGCGCGAGTACGCGATCGCGCAGCGCCAGATCGTGGCGATCGCGCGGGCGTTGGTGGGTGAGGCCAAGATCGTCTTCATGGACGAGCCGACCGCCTCTCTCACCCAGTCGGAAACAGACCATCTGCTCGATATCGTCCGAACATTGTCCGCTTCGGGCGTGGCCGTCGTCTTCGTCAGCCATCGCCTGGCGGAGGTGATCGAGATATCGAACCGCATAACGGTCCTGCGCGACGGGAGGCTCGTCGGTGTCTATCCCGCCGAAGGGATGACGCAGTCGCGCATTACCGAGTTGATGACCGGCAAGACCTTCGATCACGCGGTCCGCGCACGAAGCCACGATGGCGCGCCACCGGTCCTGGAGGTCCGCGGTCTCACGAGACGAGGCGAATTCGAAAACATCTCCTTTACAGTTCGCCGAGGCGAGACGGTGGGCATCACCGGGCTTCTCGGTGCCGGCCGGACGGAACTGGCGCTGACGCTGTTTGGCATGCGCCAGCCGCATGCGGGTTCGGTCAGTCTCGAGGGCAAGCAGGTCAGGTTCGCGTCGAACCGCGAGGCGATCCGCGCAGGCATTGCCTATCTCTCCGAGGATCGGCTGTCTCTGGGGCTCATCCAGCCACAATCGATCGCCGACAACCTGGTCATTGCCTCGATGGGCAAGATTCTGGTGAACGGGCTCATATCGGAGGGCAAGAAGCGCGATCTCGTCGCCGGCTGGATCGCCGATCTCGGCGTCAAGATCGGTCTGCAGGAGGATGCCATATCGACACTTTCGGGCGGCAACCAGCAACGCATCGCGATCGCCAAGTGGCTGGCAACCGATCCGAAGGTCCTGATTCTCGATGCTCCCACGGTCGGGGTCGACGTCGGTGCGCGCGCGGGCATCTTCGACATCGTGGCGCGGCTCGCCGAGGCGGGCCTGGCGATCGTGCTGATTTCCGACGAAGTCCCTGAAGTCTATTTCAACGCGGACCGGGTCCTCCACATGGTGCAGGGCCAAATCGCCGGGACCTACGACCCGCGCGACAGTTCGCTTTCGCAAGTGGAGGCGGCCGTCTATGCGTAG
- a CDS encoding autoinducer 2 ABC transporter substrate-binding protein produces the protein MKKLLVAAFAASLSLATAFGALAQEAGKVGVVVKIGGIPWFNAMEAGIKERGAKLGVDAFMIGPTSADPALQVRAIEDLIAQGVKVIGVVPNDSKVLEPVLTKAHEAGIIVITHESPGQKGADWNFELASATGFGEAHAELLAQKTGGKGKYAVFVGSLTVPLHNAWADAAIAYLKEKYPDMELVGERYGVAEDVDKSRSTALDLISANPDLKGFLAFGSQGPIGAGRAVEERRKTGEIFVLGPFSPGQGQKLIKSDAISGGFMWNPKQAGEVFVTLADKLMKGEQIKDGEEIEGLGVIHPDADHNIIVDQLVTINKDTVDELAAMGL, from the coding sequence ATGAAGAAATTGCTTGTGGCTGCGTTCGCAGCATCATTGTCTTTGGCCACGGCGTTCGGCGCTCTTGCCCAGGAAGCCGGCAAGGTTGGCGTCGTCGTGAAGATTGGCGGCATTCCGTGGTTCAACGCAATGGAAGCCGGCATCAAGGAACGCGGCGCAAAGCTCGGTGTCGATGCCTTCATGATCGGGCCGACCAGCGCCGATCCTGCCTTGCAGGTCCGCGCGATCGAGGACCTCATCGCGCAGGGCGTCAAGGTTATCGGCGTCGTTCCGAATGACTCCAAGGTTCTCGAGCCGGTGCTGACCAAGGCACATGAAGCCGGGATCATCGTCATCACCCACGAGTCGCCCGGCCAGAAGGGTGCGGACTGGAATTTCGAACTCGCTTCGGCGACGGGGTTCGGTGAGGCGCATGCCGAGCTGCTAGCCCAGAAGACGGGCGGCAAGGGCAAATATGCGGTCTTCGTCGGATCGCTGACCGTGCCGCTGCACAATGCCTGGGCCGATGCCGCGATCGCCTACCTCAAGGAAAAATATCCCGACATGGAGCTGGTCGGTGAGCGTTACGGCGTTGCCGAGGATGTCGACAAGAGCCGTTCGACCGCGCTTGACCTGATCTCGGCGAACCCGGATCTCAAGGGCTTCCTCGCCTTCGGCAGCCAGGGACCGATCGGCGCAGGCCGTGCGGTCGAGGAACGCCGCAAGACGGGAGAAATCTTCGTGCTCGGCCCGTTCTCTCCGGGGCAGGGGCAGAAGCTGATCAAGTCCGACGCGATCTCCGGCGGGTTCATGTGGAATCCGAAGCAGGCCGGCGAAGTCTTTGTCACGCTTGCCGACAAGCTGATGAAGGGTGAGCAGATCAAGGACGGCGAGGAAATCGAAGGCCTCGGGGTCATCCATCCGGACGCGGACCACAACATCATCGTCGACCAGCTCGTGACCATCAACAAGGACACGGTGGACGAACTGGCGGCCATGGGCCTGTGA
- a CDS encoding LacI family DNA-binding transcriptional regulator, whose protein sequence is MRDSGRKKATIYDLSVLSGSSPSTVSAVLNGTWRKRRIKESTAKLIRQLADEHQYTANRQAQGLRSSRSGLVGLLLPVHDNRYFSSMAQTFEAYARSRGQCPIVVSASRDPQEERETVETLISYSIDELFICGATDPDGLHGICEKAGLRHINIDLPGTKAPSVISDNYEGARMLTEAIIRQVPAHSPLAPDDLYLFGGRDDHASRERINGFRAVKKELLGGDPDACIQPTGYSPNNTRMAFETFYEREGRLPRALFVNSSINLEGFLRFMAGHPHETFSDIVLGCYDYDPFASFLPFPVLMIRQDIEAMLTKAFQVMEEHRPAPGIYLIRPELVSPRTALTGPLDALKDVDVPTEYGEAQMRFEEKTADSV, encoded by the coding sequence ATGAGGGACAGCGGCAGGAAAAAGGCGACGATCTACGATCTCTCCGTGTTGTCGGGAAGCTCGCCGTCTACTGTCAGCGCCGTGCTTAACGGCACTTGGCGCAAGCGCCGGATCAAGGAAAGCACTGCCAAGCTCATCCGCCAGCTGGCGGATGAGCATCAGTACACCGCCAATCGGCAAGCACAGGGATTGCGAAGCTCCCGGTCTGGGCTCGTCGGACTGCTCTTGCCGGTCCACGACAACCGCTACTTCTCCTCCATGGCGCAGACATTCGAGGCCTACGCCCGCAGCAGGGGCCAATGCCCCATCGTTGTCAGCGCCAGCCGCGATCCGCAGGAAGAGCGCGAAACAGTCGAGACGCTGATTTCCTATTCGATCGACGAACTGTTCATCTGCGGCGCGACGGATCCCGACGGACTGCACGGCATCTGCGAGAAGGCTGGCCTCAGGCATATCAACATTGACCTGCCAGGGACGAAGGCTCCCTCGGTCATCAGCGACAACTACGAGGGCGCGCGCATGCTGACGGAGGCGATCATCCGACAGGTGCCGGCGCACAGCCCCTTGGCGCCGGACGACCTCTACCTGTTCGGTGGCCGCGACGATCACGCGAGCCGCGAGCGCATCAACGGATTTCGCGCAGTCAAGAAGGAGCTGCTGGGGGGCGATCCCGACGCCTGCATCCAGCCGACAGGATACTCTCCGAACAACACGCGCATGGCATTCGAGACCTTCTACGAGCGTGAGGGCCGCCTGCCGCGAGCACTCTTCGTCAACTCCTCGATCAACCTTGAAGGCTTCCTCCGGTTCATGGCGGGCCACCCCCACGAGACCTTTTCCGACATCGTGCTCGGCTGCTACGACTACGACCCCTTCGCGTCATTCCTGCCGTTCCCCGTTCTGATGATCCGGCAGGACATCGAGGCCATGTTGACCAAGGCATTCCAGGTAATGGAAGAGCACCGCCCTGCCCCGGGCATCTATCTCATTCGCCCTGAACTGGTTTCGCCGCGCACAGCCCTGACAGGACCACTCGATGCGCTGAAGGACGTGGATGTGCCCACGGAATATGGGGAAGCCCAAATGCGCTTCGAGGAGAAGACCGCGGATTCCGTTTGA
- a CDS encoding GntR family transcriptional regulator, with protein MKQTRRREVVRAGTTVEQMVRAIADMIVTGQIQPGEKLDENSLASRFDVSRTPVREALRELGAMGLVDRQPNRSAVVTNVTGGYLSSMFEAMAELERICARLAAQRMTVEERRALEMMHRASTKLVQAGADEEYALHNVEFHTRLYRGAHNDHIFELVTQTRARLAPFRRAQFRIVGRLAKSFAEHEEIVSAILRADSVAAARAAFSHVSIVSDASTVFALDGEALRA; from the coding sequence GTGAAACAGACAAGGCGCAGAGAGGTCGTCAGGGCAGGGACCACCGTCGAGCAGATGGTGCGTGCAATTGCCGACATGATCGTCACCGGCCAGATCCAGCCGGGCGAGAAGCTGGACGAGAATTCGCTCGCGTCCCGCTTCGACGTCTCGCGCACACCGGTGAGGGAGGCGCTGCGCGAACTCGGGGCGATGGGTCTCGTGGATAGGCAGCCCAATCGCAGCGCCGTCGTGACCAACGTGACGGGCGGTTATCTTTCCTCGATGTTCGAGGCCATGGCGGAACTGGAGCGGATCTGCGCGCGGCTGGCCGCGCAGCGCATGACGGTGGAGGAACGGCGGGCGCTCGAAATGATGCATCGTGCCTCGACCAAGCTCGTCCAGGCCGGCGCGGACGAAGAATATGCGCTCCACAACGTCGAGTTCCACACGCGGCTCTATCGCGGCGCGCACAACGATCACATCTTCGAGCTGGTCACGCAGACACGGGCGAGACTTGCCCCCTTCAGGCGCGCGCAGTTCCGCATCGTCGGCCGCCTCGCCAAGTCTTTTGCCGAACATGAAGAGATCGTCTCGGCGATCCTGCGCGCGGATTCTGTCGCCGCCGCCCGCGCCGCCTTTTCCCATGTGTCGATCGTCAGCGACGCCAGCACGGTGTTCGCGCTCGATGGTGAAGCCCTGCGCGCCTGA
- a CDS encoding BMP family ABC transporter substrate-binding protein, with protein sequence MTKLLLNRRSFLQTSIAGAAFAGIAPGPFSSPAVAQAALTVGFIYVGPKDDYGYNQAHAEGATVIKAIPGVTVVEEENVPETVDVQKTMESMINLDGATLVFPTSFGYFDPHMLEMAKKYPEVQFRHCGGLWKEGTHPENTGSYFGYIGQGQYLNGIAAGSATKSKKIGFVAAKPIPQVLQNINSFLLGARSVDPSITCQVIFTGEWSLAVKEAEATNALIDQGADVITCHVDSPKVMVETAAGRGAFVCGYHANQSPLAPEKYLTGAEWAWGNVYTDFIKKAQAGEKLGNFVRGGLKDGFVKMSPLGPGVSEEGRKKFEATQTEMMGGNFSVFKGGIKDNKGNVVVPEGQALAEDAIELESMAYLVEGVVGSTS encoded by the coding sequence ATGACCAAACTCCTTTTGAATCGCCGTTCATTCCTTCAAACCTCGATTGCAGGCGCTGCCTTTGCCGGCATTGCGCCGGGACCATTTTCCTCTCCCGCCGTCGCGCAGGCTGCGCTGACCGTCGGCTTCATCTATGTCGGCCCAAAGGATGACTACGGCTATAACCAGGCTCACGCCGAAGGCGCGACCGTCATCAAGGCCATTCCAGGCGTCACCGTCGTCGAGGAAGAGAACGTTCCCGAGACCGTCGACGTCCAGAAGACGATGGAATCGATGATCAATCTCGACGGCGCGACACTCGTCTTCCCGACCTCCTTCGGCTACTTCGACCCGCACATGCTCGAAATGGCGAAGAAGTATCCCGAGGTTCAGTTCCGCCACTGCGGTGGACTTTGGAAGGAAGGCACGCATCCGGAAAACACCGGGTCATATTTCGGCTACATCGGCCAGGGTCAGTACCTGAATGGCATCGCCGCCGGGTCCGCGACCAAGAGCAAGAAAATCGGCTTCGTTGCCGCAAAGCCCATCCCGCAGGTGCTTCAGAACATCAATTCGTTCCTGCTCGGCGCGCGGTCGGTCGATCCCTCGATCACCTGCCAGGTCATCTTCACGGGCGAGTGGTCCCTCGCGGTCAAGGAGGCAGAGGCCACAAATGCGCTGATCGACCAGGGCGCCGACGTCATAACCTGCCACGTCGACAGCCCGAAGGTCATGGTGGAAACGGCCGCCGGTCGCGGTGCCTTCGTCTGCGGCTATCATGCCAACCAGAGCCCGCTGGCCCCGGAAAAGTATCTCACAGGCGCCGAATGGGCCTGGGGCAACGTCTACACCGACTTCATCAAGAAGGCGCAGGCCGGCGAGAAGCTTGGGAATTTCGTGCGCGGCGGCCTCAAGGACGGTTTCGTCAAGATGAGCCCGCTCGGCCCCGGCGTTTCGGAGGAAGGGCGCAAGAAATTCGAAGCGACCCAGACGGAAATGATGGGCGGCAACTTCTCCGTCTTCAAGGGCGGCATCAAGGACAACAAGGGCAATGTCGTGGTGCCCGAGGGCCAGGCCCTTGCCGAGGATGCGATCGAACTCGAGAGCATGGCCTACTTGGTCGAGGGCGTCGTCGGTTCGACCTCGTGA